In Mercenaria mercenaria strain notata chromosome 15, MADL_Memer_1, whole genome shotgun sequence, a single genomic region encodes these proteins:
- the LOC123550214 gene encoding uncharacterized protein LOC123550214, translated as MTIDFLVQSTKKRVYYLEQYYVYLQLCTMTLIHKCLKTRKRVCNYPRIIVLLTLFVWIYIFKTSKLVLKPCNIERLDPWDLSLTQYFSRLSPVVCSHRQQLIYVDKLGFLRFNDSLVKEYRIDTAVLQCSYYSLKRGLADTNNVTFDAKIKITLPVFVKCHMFRIQCVNPSNIIIYDFLHFNAAWSENAKKEDDIEDESEDRPSVIVFGIDSVSRSHAVRALPKSYEFLLSEFQAYDFLGHNRVGENTWRNFIPLLAGKSHRKYLDFLHMIFHVDSLPFIWYEKEMARIATFYAEDRPELSAFTVFGQLGFKRPPTDYYFRPFTQGVHTFVPKIVDHVTKSHDCYGPKTMFDIQVDYLKGFLQRYENKRKFAMSWSTQISHSSYSLLSRADEPFLKFLKWLKVSNQTKNAVFIVMSDHGPRLGGAALTHVGRAENNKPWMMLHIPNSLKAKHKWIDEVISQNSKQLTSHYDTYETILNIFQNKAFTGRRTIPGHNSLLRRNLFNPIPRDRTCADAGIEEQFCTCDEKIQISPSVERVQSIAKFLVEKINKLLSGFSHLCHTYTLHNVSEVLVSYSKPEEGLGIYEQFVKHFYSDNSGRYKVVFYTAPGYAFFEGTVDFVDKSASKKQNSMTLIGEPIRLDRYDSKSKCIQNKISRPYCVCKI; from the coding sequence ATGACTATTgattttcttgtccagtcaaccAAGAAGCGTGTTTATTATCTGGAGCAATACTATGTTTACTTGCAGCTATGTACAATGACTTTGatacataaatgtttaaaaacgAGAAAACGTGTATGTAATTATCCGCGTATTATTGTTTTGCTAACTCTGTTTGTATGGATTTATATATTCAAGACATCGAAACTTGTGTTAAAACCGTGTAATATAGAACGGCTTGACCCATGGGATCTGTCGCTGACGCAGTATTTTTCAAGGCTTTCTCCAGTGGTGTGTTCTCACAGGCAGCAGTTGATTTATGTAGACAAACTAGGTTTTCTTAGATTCAACGACTCTTTGGTGAAGGAATATAGAATTGATACAGCCGTCTTGCAGTGTTCATATTATTCACTGAAAAGAGGACTTGCAGATACTAACAATGTGACATTTGATGCGAAAATAAAGATTACACTCCCAGTGTTCGTGAAATGTCACATGTTTCGGATACAGTGTGTAAATCCctcaaatataattatttacgATTTTTTACATTTCAATGCAGCATGGAGTGAAAATGCTAAGAAAGAAGACGACATTGAGGATGAAAGCGAAGATAGGCCCAGTGTCATAGTGTTTGGAATCGATTCTGTTTCAAGGTCTCATGCGGTAAGGGCCCTCCCTAAATCATATGAATTTCTTTTGTCAGAATTTCAAGCGTACGATTTTTTGGGCCATAACAGGGTTGGAGAAAACACGTGGCGAAATTTTATTCCTCTCTTAGCGGGAAAGAGTCACAGGAAGTACCTGGACTTTCTGCATATGATTTTTCACGTAGATTCTTTACCTTTTATCTGGTATGAGAAAGAGATGGCCAGAATCGCAACATTCTATGCCGAGGATAGACCAGAGTTGTCTGCATTTACTGTATTTGGGCAGCTGGGTTTCAAGCGCCCGCCAACTGACTATTACTTCCGTCCATTCACTCAAGGTGTTCATACATTTGTACCCAAAATTGTCGACCATGTCACAAAGTCACATGACTGTTACGGGCCAAAGACAATGTTCGACATCCAAGTTGATTACTTGAAAGGCTTTTTACAACGCTacgaaaataaaagaaagtttgcaATGTCTTGGAGTACGCAGATTAGTCACTCCAGTTACAGTTTATTAAGCCGTGCTGATGAACCTTTCCTTAAATTCTTAAAGTGGCTGAAAGTAAGTAACCAAACAAAAAATGCGGTATTTATTGTAATGAGTGACCACGGTCCTAGACTTGGAGGGGCTGCACTGACACATGTAGGACGGGCGGAGAATAACAAACCGTGGATGATGTTACATATACCTAACAGCTTGAAAGCGAAACACAAATGGATTGATGAAGTGATATCTCAAAATTCAAAACAGCTGACCTCACATTATGATACATATGAAACCATAttgaacatatttcaaaataaagcttTCACTGGAAGAAGGACAATACCAGGGCATAATTCATTACTTCGCCGTAACTTGTTTAACCCAATACCCAGGGATCGAACATGTGCTGATGCCGGTATCGAAGAGCAGTTCTGCACGTGCGAcgaaaaaattcaaatttcaccGTCAGTTGAAAGAGTTCAGTCAATTGCAAAGTTTTTAgttgagaaaataaataaattgttgtcGGGCTTTTCTCATCTGTGCCATACATACACTCTTCACAACGTGTCAGAAGTATTAGTGTCCTACTCAAAACCTGAAGAAGGTCTTGGAATTTACGAGCAGtttgtgaaacatttttattcagaCAATTCTGGACGCTATAAAGTAGTATTTTACACAGCGCCTGGGTATGCTTTTTTCGAAGGCACTGTGGATTTTGTTGACAAATCTGCAAGTAAAAAACAGAACAGTATGACTCTGATAGGTGAGCCAATCAGGTTGGATAGATATGACAGTAAgtcaaaatgtatacaaaataaaatttcacgGCCATATtgtgtttgtaaaatttaa